A genome region from Sphingobium sp. WTD-1 includes the following:
- a CDS encoding response regulator, translated as MAKRVLVVEDNELNLKLFCDLLRAHGHDVLPLRDGRDVLAQAREFAPDLVITDIHLPHVSGYDLIVSLKGDDSLSAVPIMAVTAYAGKGDEDRIRAAGADAYVSKPISVLRFVEQVNALL; from the coding sequence GTGGCAAAGCGCGTGCTCGTTGTCGAGGACAACGAACTCAATCTGAAACTTTTTTGCGACCTGCTGCGCGCGCACGGGCATGACGTGCTGCCGCTGCGCGACGGCCGCGACGTGCTGGCCCAGGCGCGCGAATTCGCGCCGGACCTGGTCATCACCGACATCCATCTGCCCCATGTCAGCGGCTATGACCTGATCGTGTCGCTCAAGGGCGATGACAGCCTGTCGGCGGTGCCGATCATGGCGGTCACCGCCTATGCCGGGAAGGGCGATGAGGACCGCATCCGCGCGGCCGGCGCCGACGCCTATGTGTCCAAGCCGATCTCGGTGCTGCGGTTCGTCGAACAGGTGAACGCGCTGCTGTAA
- a CDS encoding DNA starvation/stationary phase protection protein — protein sequence MTAPDLKTPTDLKSNATRSVAEALNGALADSFALYLKTKNFHWHVSGPHFRDYHLMFDEQATEILGVTDLIAERVRKTGNTTLRSIGDVARHQSVKDNDADFVSPADMLKELRDDNLALVETFRAVKAAATEAGDNATEGIVDDWTDQAEQRAWFLFEAARGA from the coding sequence ATGACCGCCCCCGATCTCAAGACGCCCACCGACCTCAAGAGCAATGCCACCAGGTCGGTCGCAGAGGCCCTGAACGGCGCCCTGGCCGACAGCTTTGCCCTCTATCTCAAGACCAAGAATTTTCACTGGCACGTCTCCGGCCCGCATTTCCGCGACTATCATCTGATGTTTGACGAGCAGGCGACCGAGATTCTGGGCGTGACCGACCTGATCGCCGAGCGCGTGCGCAAGACTGGCAATACCACGCTGCGTTCGATCGGCGACGTCGCCCGTCACCAGAGCGTCAAGGACAATGACGCCGATTTCGTCAGCCCGGCCGACATGCTCAAGGAACTGCGCGACGACAATCTGGCGCTGGTCGAAACCTTCCGCGCGGTGAAGGCCGCCGCCACCGAGGCAGGCGACAATGCGACCGAAGGCATTGTCGACGACTGGACCGACCAGGCCGAACAGCGCGCCTGGTTCCTGTTCGAAGCCGCCCGCGGCGCCTGA
- the rpmG gene encoding 50S ribosomal protein L33 — MAKPATVKIRLVSTADTGFFYVTKKNPRTTTEKLSFSKYDPVVRKHVEFKEAKIK; from the coding sequence ATGGCCAAGCCGGCAACTGTCAAGATCCGCCTCGTCAGCACGGCTGACACTGGCTTCTTCTACGTCACCAAGAAGAACCCGCGCACCACGACCGAAAAGCTGAGCTTCAGCAAGTATGACCCGGTCGTGCGCAAGCATGTCGAGTTCAAGGAAGCCAAGATCAAGTAA
- a CDS encoding GreA/GreB family elongation factor: MSVAFRRESDDEHMEPKFELPIPLGPNWVTARGLRLTQEQVATLEAIDTAAMDEEAAKKHKRVLRYWRTRLATAELRPAPDGEAVAFGTRVTYRLNRQEKTVAIVGDDEADPHEGRISFSAPLARAMMDAEIGETVDFAGKDGAIEIVAIGVVDEA, translated from the coding sequence ATGAGTGTCGCCTTTCGTCGCGAGAGCGACGATGAGCATATGGAGCCCAAGTTCGAGCTGCCGATCCCGCTGGGGCCGAACTGGGTCACGGCGCGCGGATTGCGGCTGACGCAGGAACAGGTGGCGACGCTGGAAGCGATCGACACCGCTGCGATGGACGAGGAAGCCGCCAAGAAGCACAAGCGGGTGCTGCGCTATTGGCGCACGCGGCTGGCGACGGCGGAACTGCGCCCGGCCCCTGATGGCGAAGCGGTCGCGTTCGGCACGCGGGTGACCTATCGGCTGAACCGGCAGGAGAAGACCGTGGCGATCGTCGGCGATGACGAGGCCGATCCGCATGAGGGGCGGATCAGCTTTTCCGCACCGCTGGCCCGCGCGATGATGGACGCCGAAATCGGCGAGACGGTCGACTTTGCCGGCAAGGACGGCGCGATCGAGATCGTGGCGATCGGGGTGGTGGACGAGGCGTAG
- a CDS encoding glycerophosphodiester phosphodiesterase family protein yields MAAFDAAIAKGLGIECDVRLSRDGLPFVFHDASLIRMTGQAGAVADRNAAELDALRLPDGGAIPRLTPLLDACITTPLLIEIKVEGRDVAPICAAVARALDGRDQPVAVMSFNPLAMRWFARHRPDMVRGLVSSSQNKGRLRALFGRTLALWLANPDFLACDIRDLPFRFADAARRRGLPVLSWTVRSAAQRAIAAAHVDQIIFEEMA; encoded by the coding sequence ATGGCGGCGTTCGATGCCGCCATCGCCAAGGGGCTGGGCATCGAATGCGATGTCCGGCTGAGCCGCGACGGCCTCCCCTTCGTCTTTCATGACGCCAGCCTGATACGGATGACCGGGCAAGCGGGCGCCGTGGCGGATCGCAATGCGGCAGAACTGGACGCGCTGCGCCTGCCCGACGGCGGCGCGATCCCGCGCCTTACCCCACTGCTGGACGCCTGTATCACGACGCCGCTGCTGATCGAGATAAAGGTCGAAGGACGCGATGTCGCGCCGATCTGCGCTGCGGTGGCGAGGGCGCTCGACGGCCGCGACCAGCCGGTGGCGGTGATGTCTTTCAACCCGCTGGCGATGCGCTGGTTTGCCCGACATCGACCGGACATGGTGCGCGGGCTGGTGAGCAGCAGCCAGAATAAGGGGCGGCTGCGCGCGCTTTTCGGCCGCACCCTTGCACTTTGGCTGGCCAATCCCGATTTTCTGGCCTGTGATATCCGTGACTTGCCCTTCCGCTTCGCCGATGCCGCCCGTCGCCGGGGACTGCCGGTGTTGAGCTGGACGGTGCGCAGCGCGGCGCAGCGGGCGATCGCCGCTGCCCATGTCGACCAGATCATCTTCGAGGAGATGGCATGA
- a CDS encoding GNAT family N-acetyltransferase, translating to MSEFVARIAGGVAYLPRAQWDACAGSANPFVSWDFLTALERSESVGPGTGWQPLPIVIDGPDGTIAAAAPLYAKTHSQGEYVFDHGWADAWERAGGQYYPKIQIAAPFSPVPGPRLLLRDSTLGPALIAGIETLVERNELSSAHATFVDPDQIALFEAAGWLIREDSQFHWHNKGYAGFEDFLAELSSEKRKNIRKERRRAVEGLEIVHLTGGALTEAHWDIFWDFYQDTGARKWGRPYLTRSFFSILGETMADKILLMLALREGQAVAGALNLIGEDTLYGRYWGCREDVPNLHFELCYYQAIDAAIARGLNRVEAGAQGGHKLARGYAPQPTYSAHHIPNASFRRAVAGFLDAEREEVQRDRLWLNERTPFRKEG from the coding sequence ATGAGCGAATTTGTCGCGCGCATCGCCGGTGGCGTCGCCTACCTGCCCAGGGCGCAATGGGATGCCTGTGCCGGCAGCGCCAATCCGTTCGTCAGCTGGGATTTCCTGACCGCACTGGAACGGTCCGAAAGCGTCGGGCCGGGCACCGGATGGCAACCCTTGCCGATCGTCATCGACGGGCCGGACGGGACGATCGCGGCGGCCGCGCCGCTCTATGCCAAGACCCACAGCCAGGGCGAATATGTGTTCGACCATGGCTGGGCCGATGCCTGGGAGCGGGCGGGCGGCCAATATTATCCGAAAATACAGATCGCCGCGCCCTTCTCCCCCGTGCCGGGGCCCCGATTGCTGCTGCGCGATTCGACGCTGGGGCCGGCGCTGATCGCGGGAATCGAGACTTTGGTCGAGCGCAACGAGCTGTCATCGGCGCATGCGACCTTCGTCGATCCCGACCAGATCGCGCTGTTCGAGGCGGCGGGCTGGCTGATTCGCGAGGACAGCCAGTTTCACTGGCACAATAAGGGCTATGCCGGGTTCGAGGATTTCCTGGCCGAGTTGTCGAGCGAGAAGCGTAAGAATATCCGCAAGGAAAGGCGGCGTGCGGTCGAGGGGCTGGAGATCGTCCACCTGACCGGAGGCGCCCTGACCGAAGCGCATTGGGACATATTCTGGGATTTCTATCAGGACACCGGCGCGCGCAAATGGGGCAGGCCCTATCTGACCCGGTCCTTCTTCTCGATCCTGGGCGAGACGATGGCGGACAAGATATTGCTGATGCTGGCGCTGCGCGAGGGCCAGGCGGTTGCAGGCGCGCTGAACCTGATCGGCGAAGACACGCTCTATGGCCGCTATTGGGGATGCCGCGAGGACGTGCCCAACCTGCATTTCGAGCTATGCTATTATCAGGCGATCGATGCGGCGATCGCGCGCGGGCTCAACCGGGTCGAGGCGGGCGCGCAGGGCGGCCACAAGCTGGCGCGCGGCTATGCGCCGCAGCCCACCTATTCGGCGCATCATATTCCCAATGCGAGCTTTCGCCGGGCGGTGGCGGGATTCCTCGACGCCGAGCGGGAGGAAGTGCAGCGCGACCGCCTGTGGCTCAATGAAAGAACCCCCTTCCGCAAGGAAGGCTGA
- the cobT gene encoding cobaltochelatase subunit CobT → MTERSPLDAFKDVLAGTARAMTRDAEVEVSFTADTPHMVGKAIKVPTPSRALPADQVALARGFADANALKLRHHNAKLHNAMAPGEAVARAVFDAVEQARVEAIGSRALDGVRANLNEALAMRLKSDPIRRARAADEVPLSTALALKVRERLTGQAVPEELQPAMKLVDQWIEDKAGSDLDALGLAIDDQRAFQKLTQAMLEHLQLVDADVPPETDDPEPEDEGEDKEEEQEEGDSGQEESGDSDMNAEARSEDQGGETEEGDTDYSEEFDADAEDGADDMGEEGMMPVRPNRPTSDLPPGFDYKSYTQKHDEVVTADDLCDEDELNRLRGFLDQQLVSLQGAVTKLANRLQRRLMAQQLRSWDFDQEEGILDAARLARIVIDPTRSLTYKIERDTEFRDTVVTLLIDNSGSMRGRPISIAAISADIMARTLERCGVKTEILGFTTRAWKGGQSREDWLAAGRPPMPGRLNDLRHIIYKKADEPWRRARRNLGLMMREGLLKENIDGEALLWAHARLIARPEERRILMVISDGAPVDDSTLSVNSGTYLERHLRQVIDWIENRSPVQLVAIGIGHDVTRYYRRAVTIMDAEQLGGTMVEQLAGLFDED, encoded by the coding sequence GTGACCGAACGTTCCCCCCTCGATGCCTTCAAGGATGTGCTGGCCGGTACCGCGCGGGCGATGACGCGCGACGCGGAGGTGGAGGTGAGCTTCACCGCCGACACGCCGCACATGGTGGGCAAGGCGATCAAGGTGCCGACGCCCAGCCGCGCTTTGCCCGCCGATCAGGTGGCGCTGGCGCGTGGCTTTGCCGACGCCAATGCGCTGAAGCTGCGCCACCATAATGCCAAGCTGCATAATGCGATGGCGCCGGGGGAAGCGGTGGCGCGCGCAGTGTTCGACGCGGTCGAGCAGGCGCGGGTCGAGGCGATCGGTTCGCGGGCGCTGGATGGCGTGCGCGCGAACCTGAACGAGGCGCTGGCGATGCGCCTGAAGTCCGACCCGATCCGCCGGGCACGGGCGGCGGACGAAGTGCCGCTGTCGACCGCGCTGGCGCTCAAGGTGCGCGAACGGCTGACCGGCCAGGCCGTGCCCGAGGAATTGCAGCCGGCGATGAAGCTGGTCGACCAGTGGATCGAGGACAAGGCGGGCAGCGACCTGGATGCGCTGGGCCTCGCCATCGACGATCAGCGCGCCTTCCAGAAGCTGACCCAGGCGATGCTGGAGCATCTGCAACTGGTCGATGCCGACGTGCCGCCCGAAACCGACGACCCCGAGCCCGAGGATGAGGGCGAGGATAAGGAGGAAGAGCAGGAAGAAGGCGATTCCGGCCAGGAGGAATCGGGCGACAGCGACATGAACGCCGAGGCCCGGTCCGAGGATCAGGGCGGTGAGACCGAAGAGGGCGACACCGACTATAGCGAGGAGTTCGACGCCGACGCGGAAGACGGCGCCGACGATATGGGCGAGGAAGGCATGATGCCGGTGCGGCCCAATCGGCCGACATCCGACCTGCCCCCCGGCTTCGACTATAAATCCTATACCCAGAAGCATGACGAGGTCGTCACCGCCGACGACCTGTGCGACGAGGATGAGCTGAACCGGCTGCGCGGTTTCCTGGACCAGCAGCTTGTGTCCTTGCAGGGGGCCGTCACCAAGCTTGCCAACCGGTTGCAGCGCCGGTTGATGGCACAGCAGCTGCGGTCGTGGGATTTCGACCAGGAGGAAGGGATTCTCGACGCGGCGCGGCTGGCGCGGATCGTGATCGACCCGACCCGGTCGCTGACCTACAAGATCGAGCGCGACACGGAGTTTCGCGATACCGTCGTCACCCTGTTGATCGACAATAGCGGCTCGATGCGCGGCCGACCGATCAGCATCGCCGCGATCAGCGCCGACATCATGGCCCGCACGCTGGAACGCTGCGGCGTGAAGACCGAAATCCTCGGCTTCACCACGCGCGCCTGGAAGGGCGGACAGAGCCGCGAGGACTGGCTGGCGGCGGGGCGTCCGCCGATGCCGGGGCGGCTCAACGACCTGCGCCACATCATCTACAAGAAGGCCGACGAACCCTGGCGCCGGGCGCGCAGGAATCTGGGCCTGATGATGCGCGAAGGGCTGCTGAAGGAAAATATCGACGGCGAGGCGCTGCTGTGGGCGCATGCGCGGTTGATCGCCCGGCCCGAGGAGCGGCGCATATTGATGGTGATTTCCGATGGGGCGCCGGTCGACGACAGCACCCTGTCGGTCAATAGCGGCACCTATCTGGAACGGCATCTGCGCCAGGTGATCGACTGGATCGAGAACCGGTCGCCGGTGCAACTGGTGGCGATCGGCATCGGCCATGACGTCACCCGCTATTATCGCCGCGCCGTGACCATCATGGACGCCGAACAATTGGGCGGCACGATGGTGGAGCAGTTGGCAGGCCTGTTCGATGAAGACTGA
- a CDS encoding SEL1-like repeat protein: MANSLKSAQFLMDSRMAGAAHGSAEACFELGVAYSCGTGGMPIDLVEAHKWFNLAARGGSEAGQSMRAEIAEEMTAREIAEAQRQARAWIVATEVRAA; the protein is encoded by the coding sequence ATGGCAAATAGTCTCAAAAGTGCGCAGTTTTTGATGGATAGTCGTATGGCCGGTGCGGCCCACGGCTCGGCAGAGGCCTGTTTCGAACTGGGCGTCGCCTATAGCTGCGGCACGGGGGGCATGCCGATCGACCTGGTCGAGGCGCATAAATGGTTCAACCTTGCGGCCCGTGGCGGCAGCGAAGCCGGCCAGAGCATGCGCGCCGAGATCGCCGAGGAAATGACCGCGCGCGAGATTGCCGAGGCCCAGCGCCAGGCCCGCGCCTGGATCGTCGCGACCGAAGTCCGCGCCGCCTGA
- a CDS encoding OsmC family protein: MIVVERIDPNGGSAHRISIRGHEIVADMSAPDGHDAGPDPHDMYDSALGACKAMTMLWYAQRNGIPVENIHVGVVRDASQERAGIYRLTTRIAVTGPMSDEQHDRLIAVAAKCPVHKLMTEVETQIETVAVPRVRDPEGR, translated from the coding sequence ATGATCGTCGTCGAACGGATCGACCCCAATGGCGGCAGTGCGCACCGGATCAGCATCCGGGGGCATGAGATCGTCGCCGACATGTCGGCGCCGGACGGCCATGACGCCGGGCCGGACCCCCATGACATGTATGATTCGGCGCTGGGTGCGTGCAAGGCGATGACCATGCTCTGGTATGCGCAGCGCAACGGCATTCCGGTCGAGAATATCCATGTCGGCGTGGTGCGCGATGCCAGCCAGGAGCGGGCCGGCATCTACAGGCTGACCACTCGTATCGCCGTGACCGGGCCGATGAGCGACGAGCAGCATGACAGGCTGATCGCTGTCGCGGCCAAATGCCCGGTCCACAAGCTGATGACCGAGGTCGAGACCCAGATCGAGACCGTCGCCGTGCCGCGCGTGCGCGATCCGGAGGGCCGGTGA
- a CDS encoding RidA family protein produces MSIDARLAELGITLPAAAAPVAAYVPAVEVNGLLHISGQIALKDGQLMTGRLGEDRDLDYGVEAARACGLNLIAQMKAALGGDLDRVERIVKLGAFIASAPGFTDQPKVANGASELMVAVFGEAGKHARSAVGVPVLPLGAAVEIDAIVQVRPAA; encoded by the coding sequence ATGAGCATCGACGCCCGCCTTGCCGAACTCGGCATCACCCTGCCCGCCGCCGCCGCGCCGGTCGCCGCCTATGTGCCGGCGGTCGAGGTCAACGGCCTGCTGCATATTTCCGGCCAGATCGCACTGAAGGACGGGCAGCTGATGACCGGCCGGCTGGGCGAAGACCGCGACCTCGACTATGGCGTCGAGGCGGCGCGCGCCTGTGGCCTGAACCTCATCGCCCAGATGAAGGCGGCGCTGGGCGGCGATCTCGACCGGGTCGAGCGGATCGTCAAGCTGGGCGCCTTCATCGCCAGCGCGCCGGGCTTCACCGACCAGCCCAAGGTCGCTAATGGCGCGTCGGAACTGATGGTCGCGGTGTTCGGCGAAGCCGGCAAGCATGCCCGCAGCGCCGTCGGCGTGCCGGTGCTGCCGCTGGGCGCGGCCGTCGAGATCGACGCGATCGTGCAGGTTCGCCCCGCTGCATAA
- a CDS encoding DUF3572 domain-containing protein, translated as MRPETQNGKPDSAADAEILALMAMGWTLSDGRRADRLLALTGLDADALRAGVGNRAILGAVLAFLADHEPDLVACAEAIDSSPAALIAAKENLSR; from the coding sequence ATGCGACCCGAGACCCAGAATGGCAAGCCGGATAGCGCCGCCGATGCCGAAATTTTGGCATTGATGGCAATGGGATGGACGCTGAGCGATGGTCGCCGGGCCGATCGGCTGCTGGCGCTGACCGGCCTGGATGCCGATGCGTTGCGCGCCGGCGTCGGCAATCGCGCGATTTTGGGCGCGGTGCTGGCCTTCCTGGCCGACCATGAACCCGATCTGGTTGCCTGTGCCGAGGCGATCGACAGCAGCCCGGCGGCCCTGATCGCCGCGAAGGAGAATCTGAGCCGATGA
- the cobS gene encoding cobaltochelatase subunit CobS has product MTDISNIQPDARSETLMEAPDREVDVREMFGIDIDMKVPAFSQADERVPDLDPAYVFDPDTTLAILAGFAFNRRVMVQGYHGTGKSSHIEQIAARLKWPCIRINLDAHISRIDLVGRDAIVLKDGQQVTEFKEGLLPWSLQRPVALVFDEYDAGRPDVMFVIQRVLETDGKMTLLDQNRVIRPNPHFRLFATANTVGLGDTTGLYHGTQQINQGQMDRWNLVVALNYLPAATEAQVVLAKSGEYDHEGGRKEVESMIKVAELTRQGFINGDISTVMSPRTVISWAQNALIFKDVGFAFRLSFLNKCDEAERPLVAEYYQRVFGKDLPESVASRAN; this is encoded by the coding sequence ATGACCGACATTTCCAACATCCAGCCCGATGCCCGTTCCGAGACGCTGATGGAGGCGCCCGACCGGGAGGTCGATGTGCGCGAGATGTTCGGCATCGACATCGACATGAAGGTTCCGGCCTTTTCCCAGGCCGACGAGCGCGTGCCCGACCTCGACCCCGCCTATGTGTTCGACCCGGACACCACGCTGGCGATCCTGGCCGGCTTCGCCTTCAACCGCCGCGTGATGGTGCAAGGCTATCATGGCACCGGCAAGTCGAGCCATATCGAACAGATCGCCGCGCGCCTGAAATGGCCGTGCATCCGCATCAACCTGGACGCGCATATCAGCCGTATCGACCTGGTCGGGCGCGACGCGATCGTGCTGAAGGACGGCCAGCAGGTCACCGAATTCAAGGAAGGCCTGCTGCCCTGGTCGCTGCAGCGCCCGGTCGCCCTGGTGTTCGACGAATATGATGCCGGCCGCCCGGACGTGATGTTCGTGATCCAGCGCGTGCTGGAAACCGATGGCAAGATGACCTTGCTCGACCAGAATCGCGTGATCCGGCCGAACCCGCATTTCCGCCTGTTCGCGACCGCCAACACGGTCGGCCTGGGCGACACGACCGGCCTCTATCATGGCACGCAGCAGATCAACCAGGGTCAGATGGACCGCTGGAACCTGGTGGTGGCATTGAACTACCTGCCCGCCGCGACCGAGGCGCAGGTGGTACTGGCCAAGTCCGGCGAGTACGACCATGAGGGCGGCCGCAAGGAGGTCGAGAGCATGATCAAGGTGGCGGAACTGACCCGCCAGGGCTTCATCAACGGCGATATCTCGACCGTGATGTCGCCCCGAACCGTGATCAGCTGGGCGCAGAATGCGCTGATCTTCAAGGATGTCGGCTTCGCCTTCCGCCTGTCCTTCCTCAACAAGTGCGATGAGGCGGAACGGCCGCTGGTGGCGGAATATTATCAGCGCGTCTTTGGCAAGGATCTGCCCGAGAGCGTGGCGAGCCGCGCGAACTGA
- a CDS encoding TMEM165/GDT1 family protein has protein sequence MDALLIALLGCLFGEIGDKGQLLVLALAHRYQRDGAIIAGVAVAAIANAALSAAAGAWIGPMLGRDARLLFMALSVLFLGVGLLWPVKMPDTLDDWRIGPFLTTALGVFILGFGDGPQFLILGIATRTTDPALAAIGGAIGVIAASVPVILMRDRFLSVLPVRAIRLVGGGIAILAGAGMAMSAIGRL, from the coding sequence ATGGACGCCTTGTTGATCGCCCTGCTGGGCTGCCTGTTCGGGGAAATCGGGGACAAGGGGCAGTTGCTCGTGCTGGCGCTCGCCCATCGTTACCAGCGTGACGGGGCGATCATCGCCGGCGTCGCCGTTGCCGCCATCGCCAATGCCGCCCTTTCCGCGGCAGCGGGCGCCTGGATCGGGCCGATGCTCGGCCGTGATGCACGGCTGCTGTTCATGGCGCTGTCGGTCCTGTTCCTGGGCGTCGGCCTGCTCTGGCCGGTGAAGATGCCCGACACGCTCGACGACTGGCGCATCGGGCCGTTCCTCACCACTGCGCTGGGCGTCTTCATCCTGGGCTTTGGCGACGGCCCGCAATTCCTGATCCTGGGCATCGCCACCCGCACGACCGACCCGGCGCTGGCCGCGATCGGCGGCGCGATCGGCGTGATCGCCGCCAGCGTGCCGGTCATCCTGATGCGCGACCGGTTCCTTTCCGTGCTGCCGGTGCGCGCGATTCGCCTGGTCGGCGGCGGCATCGCCATATTGGCGGGCGCAGGCATGGCGATGAGCGCGATCGGCCGGCTCTGA
- a CDS encoding alkaline phosphatase PhoX has translation MSHLTDEARAAFRDAQPKIVSGEDSLEAIVAANPGRRSVLKNGLLGLSVLPMLGALAACDDDDDDSTPAPTPTPTPTPTPTPTPSYGINFTSVAINTNDTVTVPSGYTVDVLLKAGDLVEAGTAFANGTFPTSVSQTAAWAGGNHDGMEYFELTGTDANSGGLLAINFELPDYNILFSSGSYNASTATADQKAIALSAVGIAVVEVTKGTDGKFAVKAGSKYNKRYSGNTDYRVGGPAAGVLPGTIRGMLNNCSSGRTPWGTYLTCEETTNNYLDPTQPNTSYGWVVEIDPFQELAPATKRTALGRFSHENVAHMTDASNRVAFYMGDDSTPGCVYKFVPDRAFSSSNRAANTDLLDYGTLYVARFNADGTGEWRPLVQGQNGLVAGAQDPGNVSQSTTPPTPTTVNFTNQADVLVNTQSAARVAGGTIMDRPEWITVAPNKQAIFVTLTNNSGRRVTDAPDPRVTNLHGHILKFRENGDSPLATAFTWEIFLLAGNPALAEDNLKGNINGDYFSSPDGIRIDPQGRLWVQTDHNLTGNAGTLNGAATNMTGAFGNNSMYYIDQTSKQSKRFLVGPAGCEITGIAYTPDLKNFFINIQHPTGNWPVAGQQPRSSTIVVRRTDGQPVGN, from the coding sequence ATGTCTCATCTGACCGACGAGGCGCGCGCGGCCTTCCGCGATGCGCAGCCCAAGATTGTTTCGGGCGAAGACAGTCTGGAAGCCATCGTCGCGGCCAATCCGGGCCGCCGCTCCGTCCTGAAGAACGGCCTGCTGGGCCTGTCCGTGCTGCCGATGCTGGGCGCGCTCGCGGCCTGCGACGATGATGACGACGACAGCACGCCGGCGCCCACGCCGACGCCGACACCTACCCCCACGCCGACTCCGACGCCCAGCTATGGCATCAACTTCACCTCGGTCGCGATCAACACCAACGACACCGTGACCGTGCCGTCGGGCTATACCGTCGATGTGCTGCTCAAGGCGGGCGATCTGGTGGAAGCCGGCACCGCCTTCGCCAACGGCACTTTCCCGACCAGCGTCAGCCAGACCGCGGCCTGGGCCGGCGGCAATCATGACGGCATGGAATATTTCGAACTGACCGGCACCGACGCCAACAGCGGCGGCCTGCTCGCGATCAACTTCGAACTGCCCGACTATAACATCCTCTTCTCCAGCGGCAGCTATAACGCGTCGACCGCCACCGCCGATCAGAAGGCGATCGCGCTGTCGGCCGTCGGCATCGCCGTGGTCGAAGTGACCAAGGGCACGGACGGCAAGTTCGCGGTCAAGGCCGGCTCGAAATATAACAAGCGCTACAGCGGCAACACCGACTATCGCGTCGGCGGTCCTGCTGCGGGCGTCCTGCCCGGCACGATCCGCGGCATGCTCAACAACTGCTCGTCGGGCCGCACTCCCTGGGGCACCTACCTCACCTGCGAGGAAACGACGAACAACTATCTCGACCCGACCCAGCCCAACACCAGCTATGGCTGGGTGGTCGAGATTGACCCGTTCCAGGAACTGGCCCCGGCGACCAAGCGCACCGCACTCGGCCGTTTCAGCCATGAAAATGTCGCCCACATGACCGACGCCAGCAATCGCGTCGCCTTCTACATGGGGGATGATTCGACGCCGGGCTGCGTCTACAAGTTCGTGCCGGACCGCGCTTTCAGCAGCAGCAACCGCGCCGCCAACACCGACCTGCTCGATTATGGCACCCTCTATGTCGCGCGCTTCAATGCCGACGGCACGGGCGAATGGCGTCCGCTGGTCCAGGGTCAGAACGGTCTGGTCGCGGGTGCCCAGGATCCGGGCAATGTCAGCCAGTCGACCACGCCGCCGACGCCGACGACGGTCAATTTCACCAACCAGGCCGATGTGCTGGTCAACACCCAGTCGGCCGCCCGCGTCGCCGGTGGCACGATCATGGACCGTCCGGAATGGATCACGGTCGCGCCCAACAAGCAGGCGATCTTCGTCACGCTGACCAACAATAGCGGCCGCCGCGTCACCGATGCGCCCGATCCGCGCGTGACCAACCTGCACGGCCATATCCTCAAGTTCCGTGAAAATGGCGACTCGCCGCTGGCGACCGCCTTCACCTGGGAAATCTTCCTGCTGGCGGGCAATCCCGCGCTCGCGGAAGATAATCTCAAGGGCAATATCAACGGCGACTATTTCTCCAGCCCTGACGGCATCCGCATCGACCCCCAGGGTCGCCTGTGGGTCCAGACCGACCATAATCTGACCGGCAATGCCGGCACGCTGAACGGCGCCGCCACCAACATGACCGGCGCCTTCGGTAACAACTCGATGTATTATATCGACCAGACCAGCAAGCAATCGAAGCGCTTCCTGGTTGGCCCGGCGGGCTGTGAGATCACCGGCATCGCCTATACGCCGGACCTCAAGAACTTCTTCATCAACATCCAGCATCCGACCGGCAACTGGCCGGTGGCGGGGCAGCAGCCGCGCTCCTCGACGATCGTGGTACGTCGCACCGACGGCCAGCCGGTCGGCAACTGA